TCTGGCGGCCGGCTTCTTCGTGCTTTCGCGGTCGTCCTTCGAGCTCAACTCGGGCATGGGCCTGCTGACCTCGCTGACCATCCTGCTCGCACTGGCAGCCGACTTCCTGCTGCTGCCGACGCTGCTGATGCGGGTTGACCGCGCGCGCCATAGCTGAACCTTCGTATCAGCGGATCTCCTCGATGGATTTGTGACGCGTCATCACCTGCGGCGTAATCAGGGCAAAACCCTGCAACTGCCAGTGTGCCAGCTCGGTGATGGCCGAGGGCACCATGATGACGAAGTCCTGGAAGTCGTCACGGCTATAGCCGTAGTCCTCGGCCGCAAGGCCGCACACCCGGAACTCGACCCCCAGCTGGGCGTAGTAGCGCATGCGCTCCACCGCGTCCTTGTAGCGGGCCTCGTTTTTCCTGGCCACGGTGACGATCTCGGTGCCATGGATCACCACCTTCAGGTCCAGAAACTCGGGCGCCTGGTCATAGGGCGACTCTGTGAGCGGATTCATCAGGGAACGGATCCAGAACAGCGCGGCATTGATCTTCTCGGGGTCGTCGAGATAGAAGTCGAATACCACCTTCTGGGCGCCATAGGGTGTCTGCTCGAAACGGGCCTCGGCCTGCGCCGTGCCGGGCATGCCGAGGACTGCCAGTAATGCAGACAATGTCAGTCCTGTCATCCAGTGTGTCATGTCTCTGCCCTTCTCCCCGTGTCTCCGAAACAACTCCACACCCCAAGTCTAGACCTCTTGCCACTTTCTTGCCTCCCAGAAATTGTCTTTTCCATTCCGTTGGTTACCGGACCGGATATGGCCGGAGAGCGCGCTCGGCCGCATTTCCACACTCTTTGAGCGGGTCATGGCATGCATCCTGCTCTGACAGGTGCGGACTGCCGCCGGCAGCAACGACAGGAGGAGCAAGACCATGGCACATGTCGTCATCATCGGGGCCAGTACCGGCGGCATGCCGGCGGCGTACGAAATTCACGAGGCCCTGGGCCCCGAGCACCGCATCACCGTTCTCAATCGCAGCGACACCTTCAGCTTCGTACCCTCCAACCCCTGGGTAGCAGTGGGCTGGCGCACGCGCGAGGAAACCTGTTTTCCGATCGAGCCCTACCTGAAGAAGAAGGGCATCGACTTCATTCCGACGGCCGTCAAGGCCATCGAGCCGGACGACAATCGGGTGGTGCTCGACGATGGCCGGATCATCGACTACGACTATCTGGTCATTGCCACCGGCCCGCAGCTCGCCTTCGACGAGGTCGAGGGCCTGGGACCTGTCAACGGTCACACCCAGTCGGTCTGCACCATCGACCATGCCGAGCAGGCCTATGGTGCCTGGCGGGGGTTTGTCGAGAATCCCGGCCCGATCGTGGTCGGCGCCGTACAGGGCGCGTCCTGCTTCGGACCGGCCTATGAATTCGCCTTCATCATGGACACCGACCTGCGTCGGCGGAAGATCCGCAGTCAGGCCCCCATGACCTTCGTGACCTCGGAGCCCTACATCGGTCACCTTGGCCTGGGCGGGGTCGGCGACTCGAAGGGCATGCTGGAGTCGGAACTGCGCCAGCACGACATCAAGTGGATCACCAATGCCAGGGTCAGCCGGGTGGAAGCCGGCAGGATGTTCGTCACCGAACACAATGCCGAAGGCGAACCGGTCAAGGAACATGAACTGCCCTTTGCCTATTCGATGATGCTGCCTGCCTTCAAGGGAGTGGATGCGGTGGCTGCGGTCGGCGAGAACCTGGTCAATCCCCGCGGCTTCGTCAAGGTTGACGAATTCCAGCGCAATCCGCACTGGCACAACATCTACGGCGTCGGCGTCTGTATCGCCATCCCGCCGGTGGAGGCGACCCCCGTACCCACCGGCACACCCAAAACGGGTTACATGATCGAATCCATGGTTACGGCCGTCGCTCGCAACATCCAGAATGCCATTCGGGGCTACGAGCCCGAACATCGGGCCACCTGGAATGCCATCTGCCTTGCCGACATGGGCGACACCGGCGTCGCCTTTGTGGCCATGCCGCAGATCCCGCCGCGCAACACGGCCTGGATGAAAAAGGGCAAGTGGGTACACCTGGCCAAGGTTGCTTTCGAAAAGTATTTCATTTCCAAAATGAAAAAGGGTTCCAGCGACCCCATCTACGAAAAATACCTGCTGAAGGCCATGGGTATCATGAAGCTCAAGTGAAGAAAGCCGGTCGCCCTTCCTCTATACTGGTTCCAGATTGGGCAGGCAGGCATCGCGGAGGTTGACGTGACGGACGATACCAAGCCGAGTTGCGAGCAGATCATCGACATCCTGCCCGATCCCTTCGTGGTAATCGGCCGGGACTACCGCATCGTGGCCTGCAACAAGGCCTACCGCGAGCAGTACGGCGTTGCGGATGACGGGATCGTCGGTCGGCGTTGTCACGAGGTATCGCATCACTCGGATGTGCCCTGCAGTCAGAACGGCGAACACTGCCCGCTCGATGAAATCATTCACCACAAGCGGCCGACCCAGGTCATGCATGTCCACTTCGATGCCGAGGGCCACGAGGAATATGTCCAGCTTCACGCCACCCCCCTGCTGGGGCCGGATGGCGAGGTACGCTACATCGGTGAAACCATTTTTCGCATCGCGTCTCCGGACGAGGACAGCGAGGCCCTGCTGATCGGCCGTTCACGGCCCCTGCTGCGCATGACCAGTCTCCTGCAGCGGGTGGCGCCGACCCAGACCACTGTCCTGCTGCTGGGCGAGAGCGGCGTCGGCAAGGAGCAGGTTGCCAATTACATCCATCATTACTCGACTCGAAGCCGGCATCCCTTTGTTGTCGTTGATTGCGGCGCACTGGGCGACAACCTGATCGAATCCGAGCTGTTCGGCTACGAGAAGGGTGCCTTCACCGGCGCTGCCCAGCGCAAGAAGGGGCTGTTCGAGGCTGCCAACGGCGGCACCCTGTTCATCGACGAAATTGGCGAATTGCCGCTGCCCCTTCAGACCAAGCTGTTGCGTGCGCTGGAGACGGGGCAGGTCCGGCGGCTCGGCGGCACCGACTATATCGATGTCGACGTGCGTATAGTCGCCGCCACCAACCGCGATCTCGCAGCCATGGTCGCTGAAGGGCGGTTCCGCCAGGATCTCTACTACCGGCTTTCGGCCTTCCCGGTGCGGGTGCCCTCGCTGCGCGAGCGCAAGGACGACATCCCGCGACTGGCCGAACATTTTCTTGCCCGGCTGGAAAACGCGGATCGGCATGTTCCGCTCTCTGCAGAAGTCATCGAGCGCCTGCTGGACTACGACTATCCCGGCAATGTTCGGGAACTGCGCAACATCGTGGAACGGGCGGCCATTCTGGCCGCGGACGATATCATCCGGCCGGACCACCTCGTATTCGAGGAACGGCGCGCGCCACAGGCCGATGCCCACACGCTCAGCGAAGCCGGCAGCCCGGTGCGCCTGTTGTCCCGGCGCACCGGACGGCTGACCGATGAAGCCGTCATGCAGGCCCTGCGCGAAGCAGGCGGCCATCGCGCCCGGGCTGCGGAACGCCTGGGGGTCAGCGAGCGGACCCTGTACCGCTATATCAGGCGTCTGAAGGAAGTGCAGACCGAGTCCTGACCAGGTGCCAGTTCCTCTGGCACAACAAGGGTGCCATATACGGGTTAGGCACCCTTTTTCATGGGCTGGCGCTGACACAGACTGTCATTGACTGATGTCATGTCATGACATCAGGACAAAAAAGGGCGGCCGAAGCCGCCCAAGAGGGTCGAGGGGGAGGAGGATTACTTGGCGGCCTTGACCGTGGTCAGACCCAGGATTTCCCAGTCCTGCATGCCGCCCCGGTACCACTTGATCTTGTGGGCGGGATAGCCGTACTTGAGCAGGGCCTTGATGTTGTTCGGCGACTGTCCGCACCACATGCCGTTGCAGAACATCACCAGCGTTTTCGCGTTGCTGTAGTCCCACAGACCCTCCTGGGTGCGGGCACCGAAACGCTTTTCCAGAATATCCGCGATGGTGAAGGGGTCCGACCTGGCCGGGTTGAGCTGCGTCCAGGGGATATTCACCGAGCCCGGGATGGTCCCGCGCTCCACCCAGTCGGGTGTCCGCGAATCGATGACCAGGATGGAATCGTCTCCGGCTTCCTTCCGTGCAAGGTAATCGAGCATTTCCACCTCACCGATGGTCTCCACCCCCGGCGCCAGCCTGATGGGCTGAATGCAGAAGGGCGGGCACTTGCGGGAAGTCTTGGCAAATGCCGGATTTACCGTGTTTTTCTGATTCTGGTTACGCATGATGTCGATCTTTTTCCCATCATGGGTAACGGTAACCTTGGCCAGGTCCGGCGTGATCTTCACCTTGATGCCATCACCGGCCAGCAGGTTGCCGCTTGCTGCCAGGGCGATGGAAAGCACCAGGGTCCGGGTCGTCTTCATGAACATGTTCATGTCTCGTTGCTCCTCTCTGTCAGTGGATTACGAGGGGGCCGGGCTCAATCGCACTCGGGCTCCTCGTCGTCGGTCTGCTCGCCCTTGTCGGGCTTGTTGTCGGGTTCGGTTTCCGACTCGTCCGCTGCTTCGGCGGACTCGTCGGAGGTGTCTGCAGCAGGTGCTGCGTCGGGGGGATCCTGGGCTGCAGCCGCAGGGGCGCAGAGCAGGATCAGCCAGATGGCCATCCAGCGCATGTCGATTTGCCTCCTCCGTCGTTGCGGATTCGGCGCGGGCTCAGCCCCAGAGCTCGAGTCGCTTGAGATAGGTCTCCCGCGCCAGGGAGACGTCTTGCAGGAAAGGTGCCAGCTCGTCGAGGAGCAGCGCCTGGGGGCCGTCAACCAGGGCGGTCTCGGGGTGGGGATGGAAATCGACCAGTACCATGTTGGCGCCGGCAACGACGCCCTGAATGGTCGCATGGGCGACATCGAGGATGCCGTCGGAGCTGCGGAAGCGGCCGCCGACCGAGTGCGAGGGGTCGACGCAAACGGGAACGCGCGTCAACCGTCGCACCACCGGCACATGGGCAAAATCCACCAGGTTGCGGTGCGGGTCGCCCATGTGGGTCTTGACCCCCCGCAGGCCGAAGATCACCTGATGATTGCCCTCGCTGGCCAGATACTCGGCGGCGTTAAGCGATTCCTCCAGGGTGATGCCGAAGCCCCGCTTGAGCAGCACCGGCATATCGCGCTGGCGGCCCACGGCCTTCAGCAGCTCGAAATTCTGGGTGTTGCGGGTGCCGATCTGCAGCATCACCGCGGTGGGATGCCCGGTACGTTCGAGTGCCTCGCGGATCTCGTCGACATGGGCCTCGTGGGTGACCTCCATGGCAATCACGCGGATGCCGTACTTGCCGGCCAGCTCGAATACCCAGGGCAGGCAGTCCCGGCCGTGGCCCTGGAAGGCATAGGGACTGGTACGGGGCTTGTAGGCACCCATGCGGGTGCAGACCTGGCCCTCGGCCTGCAATGCCCGCATCATTTGCTCGACGTGTTCCGGCGTGTCGACCGCGCACAACCCCGCGAACACGTGCAGATGATCCTGGCTGAAGGTCACGCCGTTGCAGGTGAAACTCAGAGAAGGCTGGTCGGTATCGTGCCGGCCGATGACGCGGTACTCCTCCGACACCCGGACCACACGCTCCACCGTGGGCAACGCGGCCATGTCTTCGACCGAGAGCGACTTGGTATCGCCGATCAGGTAAACCTCCGTAAGTACCTGCTCGGCACCCTTCACCTGGTGCACCCGGGTCTGCACGTTGGGCAGCGATTCCAGATATTGCATGAGCCGGCGATGGCCTTCGCCTTCGAGATCGGTATTGGGTTCCAGGATCAGAATCATGTCCGTTTCCTTGTGTCCATCATGGCCCCATCCCGGGGCCGCTTGGTTATACTGGGCACCCCTTGTTGTCCATCCCGGGGCCTTCAGCATGACTATAGCCTATCCGGGTGCCGCGACGCGCGCTCTGGAGCACGACTGGCTGGCCTTCGAGCGCGCCCACATATGGCATCCCTACAGCTCGATGACCCGGCCGGTCACGACGTATCCCGTACGCCGTACCGAGGGCATCCACATCGAACTGGAGGATGGCAGGCGGCTGATCGACGGCATGGCCAGCTGGTGGTCGGTCATCCACGGCTACAGCCATCCCGTACTGAACGCCGCGGCACGCCGCCAGCTCGAGGACATGGCCCATGTCATGTTCGGTGGCCTGACCCATCGTCCCGCCGCCAGGCTGGCAGCCACCCTGATCGACATCACACCGGAGCCGCTGCAACACGTGTTCTTCGCCGATTCCGGCTCGGTAGCGGTCGAGGTGGCTATCAAGATGGCCATCCAGTACTGGTTCGCCCAGGGCCGGCCGGAGCGCAGCCGGCTGCTGACCATTCGCAGCGGCTACCATGGTGACACCTTTGCGGCCATGTCGGTCTGCGATCCGCAGGGCGGCATGCACCAGCTGTTCACCGGCATCCTGCCGAAACAGCACTTCACCCGTGCGCCGACCTGCCGCGTGGACGACGACTGGTCCGACGCCGACATCGCCGAGATCCGTGAACTGCTCGCGCATCGCGGTCACGAGGTCGCCGCCGTCATCCTCGAACCCATCGTCCAGGGCGCCGGTGGGATGCGTTTCTACTGTCCCCGCTTTCTGCGCGAGCTGGCCACCCTGTGCGAGCAGCATGAGGTGCTGCTGATCTTCGACGAGGTCGCCACCGGATTCGGCCGCACCGGCGAGCTGTTCGCGATGGAGCATGCCGGCGTGGTGCCCGACATTCTGTGCCTTGGGAAGGCCCTGACCGGCGGCTACATGACCCTCGCCGCCACCCTGACCAACGCGCGGGTCGCCCACGGCATCAGCGACGCTGATCCCGGCGTGTTCATGCACGGCCCCACCTTCATGGCCAACCCGCTGGCGGTGAGCGTGGCCCAGGCCAGCGTCGAGTTGCTGCTGGAGAGCCCCTGGCAGGCACGGGTCGCGGAGATCGAGGCCGGACTGCGCCACGGCCTGGCGCCCTGTGCGGAGCTGCCCCATGTGCGCGACGTACGCGTGCTGGGTGCCATCGGCGTGGTGGAACTGGATCGGCCCGTGGACATGCAGCGCGCGCCGGCAGCCTTCGTCGAACGGGGCGTCTGGGTGCGGCCCTTCCGCAACCTCATCTATGTCATGCCACCCTACATCATGCCCTCCGATGCCCTCGCGCAGCTGACCCGGGCCATGGTGGAGGTCGCTGCCCTGGCGGGGGAGTGGGAAGGCTGACTGAAATCCATCGATGGGCTCTTTCCGTGGATGCAGTGGATTCCGTGGCGCTCTTGAACGGCAGTCACCCGCCTGCTCACTGGTCACGAAAGCGCTTGAGCAGATCCCCGTAGGCATCGATGCGCCGATCGCGCAGAAAGGGCCATATGCGCCGCACCTGCTCGCTGCGATCGAGGTCGATCTCGGCCAGCAGCAGCTCCGGTGCCTCACTGCCGGCCTCGGCCAGCAGTTCCCCCTGCGGACCGGCAATGAAACTGGAACCCCAGAACCGTGCTCCGGCGGTCTGGCCCGAGGGATCGGGCTCGAAGCCGACCCGGTTGCAAGCCAGCAGCGGCAGCCCGTTGGCCACGGCATGCCCGCGCTGTACCAGCTGCCAGGCCTGACGCTGGCGCGCCTGTTCCTCGGTATCGTCGTCGGGATCCCAGCCGATGGCGGTGGGGTAGAGCAGCAGCTCGGCGCCGGCGAGCGCCATCAGCCGCGCTGCTTCCGGATACCACTGGTCCCAGCACACCAGCACGCCGAGCCGGCCGACGCGGGTGTCGATGGGCTCGAAGCCCGTGTCTCCGGGCGTGAAGTAGAACTTCTCGTAGTAGCCGGGATCGTCCGGAATGTGCATCTTGCGATAGCGGCCGGCGATCCGGCCGTCGCTGTCCAGCACCACCGCCGTGTTGTGATAGAGCCCCGCTGCGCGCCGCTCGAACAGCGAGGCCACCACGACGCAGCCGTGGGTCTTCGCAGCCTCGGCGAGGCGTTCGCTGCTCGGACCGGGAACGGGTTCGGCCAGATCGCAATGGGCAGTGTCCTCGGTCTGGCAGAAGTAGCGCGTATTGTGCAACTCCTGAAGCAATACCAGCTCGGCGCCGGCCGCCGCGGCCTCGGCGACGCGCGCGAGCATGCGGTCCAGATTGACCAGCGGATCGGCATCCGCCCGTTCCTGGACCAGGGCGACCTTGAGCTTGCGGGACATGGGAATCCTCCCGGGATATGCGGGGCATTCTACCTGCGGCATGACCGCGGCGGGAAGAGCGGGCAGGGGAACTGATGGGCGCGGCGCTGCGCGCCCTTGCCCGTCCTACCAAACTGCATGATGCACAGCGGAGTAGGATGGGCAAAGCGAAGCGTGCCCATCACCCGGTCCGCAAGAATGACGCAGAGGCCGCAGATACACAGAGGCACCGAGCGTGTCATGCATCCGGGCCCGCCTCGGGCCACCCAGTTCCGGGGCGTGGCTCGCGTCTCTGGCCGCTGATTCGCGACTGATGGGCACGGCGCTGTCCGCCTTTACCCATCCTACCGGAACTGTCGGCCAAACAGGATATCGAGAGAGACAGCAGATACAAGGATGGGCAAAGCGAAGCGTGCCCATCAGATAGTCCACGAAGACCGACGAACGGAATCAGGCCGGCACGCCAACCGGAAGCTGCATGGTGGCGCAGTGCAGGCTGCCGTTCTGGGCGATCAATGGCCGGCAGGGAACGGCGACCAGCTTGCGGTCGGGGAAGCAGTCGGCGAGCCGCTCCAGTGCCACCCGATCTGTCGGGTCGTCATAGACCGGTACCAGCACCGCACCGTTGATGATCAAAAAGTTGGCGTATGTCGCCGGCAGGCGTCGGCCATCGGCATCGCGGATGGGCGCAGGGAGGGGAAGCGGCACCAGGCGATAGGGCTGCCCGTCTGCCGTGCGCAATTCGGCAAGTTCGGCCCGCATCCGTGCAAGCGGCTCAAAGTGGGGATCGTCGGCATCCTCGCAGACGACATGGGCTATGGTCTGCGCATCACAGAAGCGCGCCAGGGTGTCGATGTGACCGTCGGTATCGTCGCCCGCGAGCCGGCCATGCGCCAGCCATAATACACGCTCGGCACCCAGCCACTCGCGCAGGCGCTGTTCCAGCCCTCCGGCATCGAGTCCGGGATTGCGTCCGGGGTGCAACAGGCAACTCCGTGTGGTCAGCAGGGTGCCGGCCCCGTCGCTCTCGATGCTGCCGCCCTCCAGCACCAGCGGCACGCGCACCATCTCCACCTCGCCGAAGGCACCCTGTTGGTAGAGACGGGCGGGCACGGCGTCGTCCAGCTCGGCCGGGTACTTGCCACCCCAGCCATTGAAAACGAAGTCGAGCAAGCGGGGGTGACCATCGCGCAAGACGGTGATGGGGCCGTGATCGCGCACCCACACGTCGTTGGAGGGCACGTTGAACAGGGATACCCTTTCCAGATCGACGGCGGCCGCCAGCAGCAGGTCGGCGACATGGGCACGATGACCGGCATCGAAGCAGCTGATCAACACCCGCTCGCGCTCGGCGACGCGCCGGGCGATGTCGACGAAGACGGGTTCGACTTCGGGCAGGGCATCTGCGAAATCCCCCCGGCCATGGGGCCAGGTGAGCAGCACGCCACCCTGGGGTTCCCACTCCGCGGGCAGGCGGACGTGGCGCACGGGCAGGGTTCCGACGTCAGCGAGCGGGACGGTTCACCACCGCGTGGATCACCTTGTCGTACTCGAAATAGACCGTGAACCCGGGATAGACCCAGCGAGTGATGGGCGGGTCGCCCACCGCCGGCATGACCGTCTGCGGCTCGCCGAAGCGGGCCCGAACCTGATCCATGGACATGCCGGCCCGGGGCCGTTCGACACCGGCCGCCTGCTGGACGGCATCGATCACCAGCACCTCGGCCTGGATGCCGGCCAACGGCAGCAGGCACAGCAGGGCGAGAACGGGTTTGGTCGGCAGTCGCATCGATGATCCTCCCTGGTCTGGCGGGCTTTTCCGGCACTATAACACCCCTTCAGGACAGGGGAAACGCGCCCGGCGGCTTCCGTGACAGGGGTCAAGTTCCCGGACCGGCCGCCGACATATCGGCCATGGAAAGGCGTTGTTCCACACTGCTGGTCCTGCTGTCCCTGCTGGCCACCGTGCCCGCTGCCGCCATGACCCAGCGCTATGCCGCCACCCTGGAGGAGGCCCGCTGGCAGGTCGAGCGCGGCACGGGCGAATGCGGGCTGGTGCACGATATCCCGCGCCTGGGCCGGGTGCGCTTCCACCAGCGCTCGGGGCGCCCTCTGGAATTCACCCTCGGGGTGGCGCTGTCGCCGGACCGCCATGACGTGGCCAGGGTGGCGGCCGTGCCGCCGCCCTGGAAACACGACGCCATGCCTCGGGAACTGGGTACCTTGCGCATCGACCGCAGCGTGCAGCCCATCCATGCCGGCCGCACCCTGGCACGCCGCCTGCTCATGGAACTGGAACAGGGCATGTTCACCGAGTTCCACTACCGCGACTGGGCAGATGCCCGTGACGAGGTTACCGTGGTCGTATCCCCGGTTCGCTTCCGCGAGGTGCTGCCTGCCTTCCAGGACTGCGTGGCGGGCCTGATCCAGCTCGACTTCGACCCGCTTGCCGAATATTTCATTCCCTTCCGCACCGACAGCTACCGGCTGCACCGCCTGACCCGGCGTCAGCTCGACCGCATCGTCGCCCAGTACCGCAAGCGCGGCGATGTCGGCCGGATCGTCGTCGGCGGCCATGCCGACGAACGCGGCACCGAACCCTACAACGAGGTGCTGGCGCGCAAGCGGGCCGAGGAGATCCGCCGTTATCTGGTGTCTCGCGGCATCCCCTATTCCAGGATCGAGGTGCGTTCCTACGGCGAACGCTGGCCGGCCAATCCCGGCAAGGACCCTCAGGCACTGGCCGAGAACCGCCGCGCAACCATCTGGTTCACCGAGTAGGCGAATTCAGGCATCGAGCCACAGCACCAGTCCGCCGACACCCACCACCAGCACCACGAAGGGCAGGAAACGCACGGCGATGCGGCTGTCGCCCGCGACCAGCACCAGTACCGCCTTCACCAGCGTATTGACCATGGCAGCCAGGGCGATGCCCTGGGCGGCCACCACGGTCGACACTTCGCTGCCTTGCGCCAGCCGGGCAATGGACAGGGTAATGGCATCCACGTCCGCGAGACCGCTCACGGCCGCCGCTACCAGCACTCCGCGCTCGCCCAGCGCCTTCTGCAGGCCCGCGGTCAACAGCATGACTGCGGCGAGAAAAAGTCCGAACTTGATCGCCGGCAGTAACTGGAAAGGGTTGGTCAGCGGGGCCTCGTCCACTGTGCCGGCGCCACGCCGTGACCAGGCCAGCGCGGCGGCGGCCAGTGCCGTCAAGGTCATGGCCGCGAAGGGCGCAAGCAGCGATCGCAACAATTCCGCGTTCACCACCGCAACCAGCAGCAGCATGCGCGGAAACATGGTGGCAATCGCGACCAGGATGCCCGCGGCGAGCAGCATGGCCGGCAGCCGCTCACGGCTCAGACGCGCCAGGTGCAGGGTGGTGGCGGTGGAGGAGGTCAGCCCGCCCAGCAGTCCGGTGAGCAGGATGCCGCGCCCGGTACCGAACAGCTTGATGCCCACATAGCCGGCAAAGGAGATGCCGGCAATCAGCACCACCAGCCACCAGAGTTCGTAGGGGTTGAGCACCTGCCAGGGACCGAAACCCCGGTTCGGCAGCACCGGCAACATCACCACCGATATGAGCAGCAGCTTGAGCGCCGCCTGCAGCTCGGCCGCCTCCAGGCGCTGCAGCCAGGCATGCAGTACCGGCTTTAGACTGAGCACGAAGGTGGTCAGCACGGCTGCGGCGGCGGCCAGAACGGCCTGATCCCGCATTACCAGCGCGCCCAGGGCAAAGGTGATGAGCGCGGCGATCACCGTGGTAATGCCCTGGTCCTGGCTCCGCTCCAGCCGTCGCAGATGAGCCACGATCAGCAACGCCGCAAAGGCCGCGAAGGCCAGCCCCAGCAGAAGATCCCCCAGCACTTCGGCCAGTTCGGCCCACAGCGCGCCAAGCAAGGCGATCAGGCCGAAGGTTCGGATGCCCGCCAGTCGCGTTCCTTCACCCGCGCCACGCGACTGCCAGCCTCGCTCGACACCGACCAGCAGGCCCAGAGCCAGCGCAACCATCAGATCGATCAGCGTATGCATGGTTTCACTGTATCACCTCCAGGCCCTGTCATCCCTCATCACGGCCATTTGCCAGCCAGCAGGCACTGTGGCATAAAGGCGCGCCATGTCTTCCCGAAAGAAAAAGTCTCGCAAACCGCACACAAAGAAGCGCGGCAGTCGGCCCAAGGGTCCACCCCTGGCCGAGCAGGCCGACCGCCATGAACTCTACGAGCGCTCGGTCCAGG
Above is a genomic segment from Thiohalobacter sp. containing:
- the bioA gene encoding adenosylmethionine--8-amino-7-oxononanoate transaminase — encoded protein: MTIAYPGAATRALEHDWLAFERAHIWHPYSSMTRPVTTYPVRRTEGIHIELEDGRRLIDGMASWWSVIHGYSHPVLNAAARRQLEDMAHVMFGGLTHRPAARLAATLIDITPEPLQHVFFADSGSVAVEVAIKMAIQYWFAQGRPERSRLLTIRSGYHGDTFAAMSVCDPQGGMHQLFTGILPKQHFTRAPTCRVDDDWSDADIAEIRELLAHRGHEVAAVILEPIVQGAGGMRFYCPRFLRELATLCEQHEVLLIFDEVATGFGRTGELFAMEHAGVVPDILCLGKALTGGYMTLAATLTNARVAHGISDADPGVFMHGPTFMANPLAVSVAQASVELLLESPWQARVAEIEAGLRHGLAPCAELPHVRDVRVLGAIGVVELDRPVDMQRAPAAFVERGVWVRPFRNLIYVMPPYIMPSDALAQLTRAMVEVAALAGEWEG
- a CDS encoding DsrE family protein, with the translated sequence MTGLTLSALLAVLGMPGTAQAEARFEQTPYGAQKVVFDFYLDDPEKINAALFWIRSLMNPLTESPYDQAPEFLDLKVVIHGTEIVTVARKNEARYKDAVERMRYYAQLGVEFRVCGLAAEDYGYSRDDFQDFVIMVPSAITELAHWQLQGFALITPQVMTRHKSIEEIR
- a CDS encoding NAD(P)/FAD-dependent oxidoreductase, which gives rise to MAHVVIIGASTGGMPAAYEIHEALGPEHRITVLNRSDTFSFVPSNPWVAVGWRTREETCFPIEPYLKKKGIDFIPTAVKAIEPDDNRVVLDDGRIIDYDYLVIATGPQLAFDEVEGLGPVNGHTQSVCTIDHAEQAYGAWRGFVENPGPIVVGAVQGASCFGPAYEFAFIMDTDLRRRKIRSQAPMTFVTSEPYIGHLGLGGVGDSKGMLESELRQHDIKWITNARVSRVEAGRMFVTEHNAEGEPVKEHELPFAYSMMLPAFKGVDAVAAVGENLVNPRGFVKVDEFQRNPHWHNIYGVGVCIAIPPVEATPVPTGTPKTGYMIESMVTAVARNIQNAIRGYEPEHRATWNAICLADMGDTGVAFVAMPQIPPRNTAWMKKGKWVHLAKVAFEKYFISKMKKGSSDPIYEKYLLKAMGIMKLK
- a CDS encoding carbon-nitrogen hydrolase, which translates into the protein MSRKLKVALVQERADADPLVNLDRMLARVAEAAAAGAELVLLQELHNTRYFCQTEDTAHCDLAEPVPGPSSERLAEAAKTHGCVVVASLFERRAAGLYHNTAVVLDSDGRIAGRYRKMHIPDDPGYYEKFYFTPGDTGFEPIDTRVGRLGVLVCWDQWYPEAARLMALAGAELLLYPTAIGWDPDDDTEEQARQRQAWQLVQRGHAVANGLPLLACNRVGFEPDPSGQTAGARFWGSSFIAGPQGELLAEAGSEAPELLLAEIDLDRSEQVRRIWPFLRDRRIDAYGDLLKRFRDQ
- a CDS encoding OmpA family protein — translated: MERRCSTLLVLLSLLATVPAAAMTQRYAATLEEARWQVERGTGECGLVHDIPRLGRVRFHQRSGRPLEFTLGVALSPDRHDVARVAAVPPPWKHDAMPRELGTLRIDRSVQPIHAGRTLARRLLMELEQGMFTEFHYRDWADARDEVTVVVSPVRFREVLPAFQDCVAGLIQLDFDPLAEYFIPFRTDSYRLHRLTRRQLDRIVAQYRKRGDVGRIVVGGHADERGTEPYNEVLARKRAEEIRRYLVSRGIPYSRIEVRSYGERWPANPGKDPQALAENRRATIWFTE
- a CDS encoding rhodanese-like domain-containing protein, with product MNMFMKTTRTLVLSIALAASGNLLAGDGIKVKITPDLAKVTVTHDGKKIDIMRNQNQKNTVNPAFAKTSRKCPPFCIQPIRLAPGVETIGEVEMLDYLARKEAGDDSILVIDSRTPDWVERGTIPGSVNIPWTQLNPARSDPFTIADILEKRFGARTQEGLWDYSNAKTLVMFCNGMWCGQSPNNIKALLKYGYPAHKIKWYRGGMQDWEILGLTTVKAAK
- a CDS encoding sigma-54 interaction domain-containing protein produces the protein MTDDTKPSCEQIIDILPDPFVVIGRDYRIVACNKAYREQYGVADDGIVGRRCHEVSHHSDVPCSQNGEHCPLDEIIHHKRPTQVMHVHFDAEGHEEYVQLHATPLLGPDGEVRYIGETIFRIASPDEDSEALLIGRSRPLLRMTSLLQRVAPTQTTVLLLGESGVGKEQVANYIHHYSTRSRHPFVVVDCGALGDNLIESELFGYEKGAFTGAAQRKKGLFEAANGGTLFIDEIGELPLPLQTKLLRALETGQVRRLGGTDYIDVDVRIVAATNRDLAAMVAEGRFRQDLYYRLSAFPVRVPSLRERKDDIPRLAEHFLARLENADRHVPLSAEVIERLLDYDYPGNVRELRNIVERAAILAADDIIRPDHLVFEERRAPQADAHTLSEAGSPVRLLSRRTGRLTDEAVMQALREAGGHRARAAERLGVSERTLYRYIRRLKEVQTES
- a CDS encoding 3-deoxy-7-phosphoheptulonate synthase, giving the protein MILILEPNTDLEGEGHRRLMQYLESLPNVQTRVHQVKGAEQVLTEVYLIGDTKSLSVEDMAALPTVERVVRVSEEYRVIGRHDTDQPSLSFTCNGVTFSQDHLHVFAGLCAVDTPEHVEQMMRALQAEGQVCTRMGAYKPRTSPYAFQGHGRDCLPWVFELAGKYGIRVIAMEVTHEAHVDEIREALERTGHPTAVMLQIGTRNTQNFELLKAVGRQRDMPVLLKRGFGITLEESLNAAEYLASEGNHQVIFGLRGVKTHMGDPHRNLVDFAHVPVVRRLTRVPVCVDPSHSVGGRFRSSDGILDVAHATIQGVVAGANMVLVDFHPHPETALVDGPQALLLDELAPFLQDVSLARETYLKRLELWG
- a CDS encoding agmatine deiminase family protein encodes the protein MRHVRLPAEWEPQGGVLLTWPHGRGDFADALPEVEPVFVDIARRVAERERVLISCFDAGHRAHVADLLLAAAVDLERVSLFNVPSNDVWVRDHGPITVLRDGHPRLLDFVFNGWGGKYPAELDDAVPARLYQQGAFGEVEMVRVPLVLEGGSIESDGAGTLLTTRSCLLHPGRNPGLDAGGLEQRLREWLGAERVLWLAHGRLAGDDTDGHIDTLARFCDAQTIAHVVCEDADDPHFEPLARMRAELAELRTADGQPYRLVPLPLPAPIRDADGRRLPATYANFLIINGAVLVPVYDDPTDRVALERLADCFPDRKLVAVPCRPLIAQNGSLHCATMQLPVGVPA